The segment CCCGGTGAACGGGTAGAAGGCCTCGGCGACGACCGGCGCCGCCGAGGCGGGCAGACGCCAGGAGACCGGCAGGCGGTGCACGGGCAGGTCGGGATTGTGCCGGAGCAGCACGGCCACGGCGCTCTGCATCGGATCCCAGGAGAGACCGACCCAGCGGTCGACCTCGACGGTGGAGAACGGGTCGAGCTGGCCTGGGTCACCGACGAAGAGGGCGCGCTCGAAGCGCGGCGCGACGCGCAACAACGCGTCAGACCGCATCTGGTACGCCTCGTCGACGATCGCCCACGGCCAGGTGCCTTCGGTGACGGTGGCCCACTTCGCCGCCGTACCGATAGTGATTGCCGGCGAACCCAGATCGGCGACCTTGGCCGCGACCCGGCATGCCTGATGTGCCCGGACCCGAGCCGAAGGCTCGTAATCGACCGCCGAGAGCCGGCCCACAGTGACCTCCGGCGAGCGGGCGCCCAGCCGGTCGATCAGGTCGTCCACCTGCTCGTTGGTCTGCGCCACGATCATCAACGGCTCGCCGGTGGCGGCCACCTCACCGGCCGCCCGGACCACCAGCGTCGACTTGCCGGCGCCGGGTGGGGAGTCGACGACCACGCCGCGATGGCGGCCGGAACTGAGGTCACTCAGCACCGCGGAGATGACGGTGGCGGCCTCCTCGGCCGGGCTGACGATCGCGTTCGAACTCACCCGGGCACCGTAGCGCCCGCCTCCGACAAAAACGCTCGGTCGCCACTTCGACACATCGGGTAGGTAGGCTGCCCCCATCATGGAAGATCGTGAATGGGCGTGGCCGGCAGTGGAACTGGCCGCCCTGCGGCTGGGCCGACGGCTCGGCATGCCGGTTCCGGCGTCCCAGCCGTACCGCTGGTCGTTCGTGCACATCGTGCCCAGCCTCGGGCCCGCCGACGAGGCGGCGGTCCGGGCGGGCCGGGTGCACAGCAACTCCGGCCGCAGCTTCCGCGTCGCCCAGTGGGAATTCGAGGCCGACAGATTAGAGGG is part of the Actinoplanes sp. NBC_00393 genome and harbors:
- a CDS encoding AAA family ATPase; translated protein: MSSNAIVSPAEEAATVISAVLSDLSSGRHRGVVVDSPPGAGKSTLVVRAAGEVAATGEPLMIVAQTNEQVDDLIDRLGARSPEVTVGRLSAVDYEPSARVRAHQACRVAAKVADLGSPAITIGTAAKWATVTEGTWPWAIVDEAYQMRSDALLRVAPRFERALFVGDPGQLDPFSTVEVDRWVGLSWDPMQSAVAVLLRHNPDLPVHRLPVSWRLPASAAPVVAEAFYPFTGFRSGTGPMDRTLAFQRSAESPLDEVLDTAAATGWGLHELPARFTVRTDAEAAAACAALAGRALLRDGVAASESGTGPLTADRIAIGAAHRDQVAVIRSLLPPEAAEVTVDTANRLQGREYDLTVVLHPLSGRRDATAFHLESGRLCVLTSRHRHSCVVVARAGIAELLDAHPSTEPMHLNVPVKFPDGWEANQSMLAHLYDS